A single genomic interval of uncultured Desulfobacter sp. harbors:
- a CDS encoding MBL fold metallo-hydrolase — protein sequence MDIQQFKYGADNLGYLVYNEMSCIAIDPGAPEDMEKFATQKNIPIDIVTNTHTHADHTQGNNALLKRTSARFIDCTTLSHGQILDLKDGTGLEVILTPGHTMDSVCFKGDGFIVTGDTLFNATVGNCFSGDLEAFFNSLNQLMSLPGDTLVYAGHDYVLDSLKYAKIIEPTNPDLNEYASSYNPDHVVSRLSEELKVNPYLRFNTSSMIERLKEKKLPRETQFQRFSSVMEIF from the coding sequence TTGGATATTCAACAGTTTAAATACGGTGCAGACAATCTGGGTTACTTAGTTTACAATGAAATGTCATGTATTGCCATTGACCCTGGGGCTCCTGAGGATATGGAAAAATTTGCCACACAAAAAAATATCCCCATTGACATTGTTACCAATACCCATACCCATGCCGATCACACCCAGGGAAATAATGCCCTTCTCAAAAGAACGAGCGCGCGCTTTATTGACTGTACAACGCTTTCCCATGGTCAGATTCTTGACCTTAAAGACGGAACCGGACTTGAGGTGATACTGACCCCCGGACATACCATGGATTCGGTTTGTTTCAAAGGGGATGGGTTTATTGTAACCGGTGATACGTTGTTTAATGCCACGGTTGGCAATTGTTTTTCAGGGGATCTTGAAGCCTTTTTTAACTCTTTAAACCAGTTGATGTCCCTGCCCGGTGATACTCTGGTTTATGCTGGACATGATTATGTTCTTGATTCTTTGAAATATGCCAAAATTATTGAACCAACGAACCCGGATTTAAACGAATACGCATCTTCCTATAATCCGGATCATGTTGTTTCCCGACTGTCTGAAGAACTTAAAGTCAACCCTTATCTGCGTTTTAATACCTCATCCATGATTGAACGGCTTAAAGAAAAAAAATTGCCGAGAGAAACCCAATTTCAAAGATTTTCCTCTGTTATGGAAATATTCTAA
- the speD gene encoding adenosylmethionine decarboxylase has translation MLDKNKKRVVCHPDPGFALGRHITIEYYDCASDVLLHKDAVESVLLRAAKESGATIISSSFHQFEPQGVSGVVIIAESHFTVHAWPEHNYAAVDIFTCADNIDLDTAIHSIEAHFSSRRVVISSDQNRGILPSGFESCVTNSDEKVMDRRTLPIAWERVYENTKPWGVSTSVDVYDCHPDMIKDPECITDFVGRVCEKLGIMDTENAPLVYYDETETAAGFAMNRSIETSGISGHFAHTTKTAYLDVFSCNKYGPRELSEFFLSYFRGSHYKMQVALRH, from the coding sequence TTGCTTGATAAAAACAAAAAACGGGTAGTCTGCCACCCTGATCCGGGTTTTGCCCTGGGGAGACATATTACCATTGAATATTACGATTGCGCATCCGATGTCCTGCTTCATAAGGACGCGGTTGAATCCGTTTTGCTTAGAGCGGCCAAAGAAAGCGGGGCCACAATTATTAGCAGTTCCTTTCATCAATTTGAACCCCAGGGGGTGTCCGGTGTGGTGATTATCGCCGAATCCCATTTTACAGTTCATGCCTGGCCCGAGCATAATTATGCCGCAGTCGATATTTTTACATGTGCAGACAATATTGATCTGGACACAGCCATTCATTCCATAGAGGCACATTTTTCATCACGGCGGGTCGTCATCTCCTCGGATCAAAACAGGGGGATACTGCCGTCTGGGTTCGAAAGTTGCGTGACAAACAGCGATGAAAAGGTGATGGATAGACGAACACTTCCCATAGCCTGGGAAAGAGTGTACGAAAATACAAAACCTTGGGGTGTATCTACATCTGTTGATGTATATGACTGCCATCCTGATATGATAAAAGATCCTGAATGTATAACAGATTTTGTCGGCAGAGTGTGTGAAAAGCTTGGTATCATGGACACAGAAAATGCACCTTTGGTTTATTATGATGAAACCGAAACCGCAGCTGGTTTTGCCATGAATAGATCCATTGAAACGTCCGGGATATCGGGACATTTTGCCCATACAACAAAAACTGCATATCTGGATGTTTTTTCCTGCAACAAGTATGGGCCCCGTGAGTTGTCGGAATTTTTTCTGTCATATTTTCGCGGCAGCCACTACAAGATGCAGGTGGCTTTAAGACATTAA
- the speE gene encoding polyamine aminopropyltransferase, producing MTNSGIIHKGWFSEICPMWEGIAVSLKVDELLYSKKSRFQQIELYQTHSHGRMLVLDGIIQLTERDEFSYHEMMGHLPLFSHPNPENVLVIGGGDGGVLREINRHDDVCTIDFCEIDEEVIHVSKRFLPSMACGFDDPRVTVHIKDGAAFVKEHPGCYDVIIVDSSDPVGPGEILFENQFYQDLKHALKPGGLIATQGESFFLHPDWVEKLMGITRSLFPICAYANIIVPTYTGGHISMCMGSLEPKLREPARPVPQALQSQLKYYSSRVHRAAFVLPYFAENMLKGKRV from the coding sequence ATGACAAATTCAGGCATCATACATAAAGGATGGTTTTCAGAAATTTGTCCCATGTGGGAAGGTATTGCCGTTTCCCTGAAAGTGGATGAACTTCTTTACAGTAAAAAAAGCCGGTTCCAACAGATTGAGCTATACCAGACCCATTCCCACGGACGGATGCTGGTGCTCGACGGCATCATTCAATTAACTGAAAGAGATGAGTTCAGTTACCACGAAATGATGGGGCATCTGCCCCTGTTCTCTCACCCCAACCCTGAAAATGTGCTTGTCATTGGTGGCGGAGACGGCGGTGTTTTGCGTGAAATTAATCGTCACGATGATGTCTGCACTATTGATTTTTGTGAAATTGATGAAGAAGTCATCCATGTTTCAAAACGGTTTCTGCCGTCCATGGCTTGTGGGTTCGACGATCCCAGGGTTACTGTTCATATCAAAGACGGGGCTGCCTTTGTTAAGGAACACCCGGGTTGTTATGATGTAATTATTGTTGATTCTTCGGACCCGGTTGGCCCCGGAGAGATTTTGTTTGAAAATCAGTTTTACCAGGATTTAAAACACGCGCTTAAGCCCGGCGGCCTGATTGCCACCCAGGGCGAATCCTTTTTCCTTCACCCGGACTGGGTTGAAAAACTGATGGGTATTACCCGGTCTTTGTTTCCCATATGCGCTTATGCAAACATCATTGTTCCCACATATACAGGCGGTCATATTAGTATGTGTATGGGATCTTTAGAGCCTAAGCTCAGGGAACCGGCACGTCCAGTGCCGCAAGCACTTCAGTCCCAGCTTAAATACTATAGTTCTCGGGTGCACCGTGCGGCCTTTGTGCTTCCTTATTTTGCAGAAAACATGCTGAAAGGTAAGCGTGTATGA
- a CDS encoding GNAT family N-acetyltransferase produces the protein MRTKAFNGLEIKLVRTVPVEQLQALYQDAGWWQDDYKITDDFLHRIPENSALFAGAFLEKKLIGMGRALSDLCSDAYIQDVVVLSAHQKRGIGALIVTFLIQELKKRGVDWIGLIGEPGTREFYEKLGFRPMENYIPFKLE, from the coding sequence ATGAGGACCAAAGCGTTTAATGGGCTTGAGATAAAACTTGTACGTACTGTGCCTGTGGAGCAGCTTCAGGCCTTATACCAGGATGCCGGGTGGTGGCAGGACGATTATAAAATTACAGATGACTTCTTGCACCGGATTCCTGAAAACTCAGCATTGTTTGCAGGCGCCTTTTTGGAAAAAAAGTTAATTGGAATGGGACGGGCCCTTTCCGATTTGTGCAGTGATGCTTATATTCAGGATGTGGTTGTCCTGTCTGCCCATCAAAAACGTGGTATCGGCGCCCTGATTGTCACTTTTTTGATCCAGGAACTTAAAAAAAGGGGCGTGGACTGGATTGGATTAATCGGTGAACCCGGAACCCGTGAATTTTATGAAAAATTAGGATTCCGGCCGATGGAGAATTACATCCCTTTTAAACTTGAATAA
- a CDS encoding phosphatidylglycerol lysyltransferase domain-containing protein produces the protein MICHSHHSASCNTPPMVGNGADDLQSEPSILKPGKFDLETRPLILDFLGHYPPCSCEYGFVNLFCWQNLYRYSWFFYKDSLVVHDDRSQALFMPLGEDLEPEELFALSKKAVAAGLSGSIGLVPESYVAIWQDLDRYFSITCDRDAADYVYLTEELVALKGNKLHKKKNLISQFKRAYPDYSIVPINDENCKDVMQFERRLLADRPSVPRSLVEESDAMDMAFSHWNDLGLSGLMLMVKDEIVAFAVFSPLSSDTWDVHFEKSDMAFKGAAQMINYETAKFLKGTARYINREQDLGISGLRKAKLSYVPHALIEPYFIVPKLDLRSH, from the coding sequence ATGATATGTCATAGCCATCACTCAGCCTCTTGCAATACGCCGCCAATGGTCGGTAACGGTGCTGATGATCTGCAGTCTGAGCCGAGTATACTCAAGCCCGGGAAATTTGATCTCGAAACCCGTCCCCTGATTCTTGATTTCCTGGGCCATTACCCACCCTGCTCATGTGAGTACGGCTTTGTCAATCTTTTCTGCTGGCAAAACCTGTACCGTTATTCATGGTTTTTTTATAAGGATAGCCTGGTTGTTCATGACGATCGAAGTCAGGCCCTGTTTATGCCCCTGGGAGAGGATCTGGAACCTGAAGAATTGTTTGCACTTTCAAAAAAGGCTGTTGCCGCAGGACTGTCCGGAAGTATCGGGCTGGTGCCTGAATCTTACGTGGCTATCTGGCAGGATCTGGATCGGTATTTCAGTATTACTTGTGATCGGGATGCGGCAGATTATGTTTATCTGACAGAGGAATTGGTGGCGTTAAAGGGCAATAAACTGCATAAGAAAAAAAATCTCATATCCCAGTTTAAGCGTGCGTATCCAGATTATTCCATAGTCCCCATAAATGACGAGAATTGCAAGGATGTGATGCAGTTTGAACGGCGTCTGCTTGCCGACCGGCCTTCTGTCCCACGCTCTCTGGTTGAAGAGTCCGATGCCATGGATATGGCCTTTTCCCATTGGAACGATCTGGGTTTGAGCGGACTGATGCTGATGGTCAAGGATGAAATTGTAGCGTTTGCTGTTTTCAGCCCACTGTCCTCTGATACCTGGGATGTTCATTTTGAAAAATCAGATATGGCGTTCAAGGGTGCCGCCCAGATGATTAACTATGAGACTGCCAAATTTCTAAAAGGAACCGCACGATATATTAATCGGGAACAGGATCTTGGAATATCGGGATTACGCAAGGCAAAATTGTCATATGTTCCCCATGCGTTGATCGAACCATATTTTATAGTGCCGAAACTGGATTTAAGATCTCATTAG
- a CDS encoding C40 family peptidase — translation MPRLSSPIRIIVTFLSVALICFGCGKANVTAPDNPSTDQHALARQSVEPGYNRPRSQSEPDPKPKIDSRPPVSKARQAIVQAATTAVGTPYRWGGLSPKGFDCSGLVVYTYRKIGIHVPRTAKSQFKNCTAVTRRNIKPADLVFFSVPRKKGVVHVGIYIGKGQFVHAPGRGRKVTRASLDNIYFKQHLIRAGNFLKKESG, via the coding sequence GTGCCAAGACTTTCTTCCCCAATCCGCATCATTGTAACCTTTTTGAGTGTTGCGCTTATCTGCTTTGGCTGCGGCAAGGCTAATGTAACGGCCCCTGACAACCCCTCGACGGATCAGCATGCCTTGGCCAGGCAATCGGTTGAACCTGGATATAACAGACCCCGCTCCCAGTCCGAACCTGACCCCAAACCGAAAATTGACAGTCGGCCCCCTGTCAGCAAAGCGCGTCAAGCCATTGTCCAGGCGGCCACCACTGCCGTGGGTACGCCCTATCGTTGGGGTGGCCTTTCTCCCAAGGGTTTTGACTGCTCAGGGTTAGTCGTATATACCTACCGCAAAATCGGGATTCATGTGCCAAGAACAGCCAAGTCCCAATTCAAAAACTGCACGGCAGTCACCCGGCGAAACATCAAACCCGCAGACCTGGTTTTTTTTTCAGTGCCCAGAAAAAAAGGGGTTGTGCACGTAGGGATTTACATCGGCAAAGGGCAATTTGTCCATGCGCCAGGCAGGGGGCGCAAGGTGACACGCGCCTCATTAGACAATATTTACTTCAAACAGCATTTAATCAGAGCCGGAAATTTTTTAAAAAAAGAGTCCGGCTAA
- a CDS encoding flagellar basal body rod C-terminal domain-containing protein: protein MNIQNNASALQAFSNQISVSSNNVANSLSDEFKADRAHNVEAENGQVQTSISKTQASAPLVKDPLKNDGSLKELSNTNIAEEMVVQIQAQNGFDANAKMIQAYDETTGTILDIIG from the coding sequence ATGAACATCCAGAACAATGCGTCAGCGTTACAGGCTTTTTCAAACCAGATATCGGTTTCTTCAAACAATGTAGCCAACTCCCTGTCAGACGAGTTCAAGGCGGACAGAGCGCATAATGTTGAAGCAGAGAACGGACAGGTACAGACCTCTATCTCCAAAACCCAGGCAAGTGCGCCACTGGTTAAAGATCCTCTCAAAAACGACGGCTCCTTAAAGGAATTATCCAATACAAACATTGCAGAGGAAATGGTTGTGCAGATACAAGCTCAAAACGGATTTGATGCCAACGCCAAAATGATTCAGGCCTATGATGAAACAACCGGAACCATATTAGATATCATTGGATAA
- a CDS encoding putative metalloprotease CJM1_0395 family protein — protein MDIQAAGINSYYTYQSALEQGSGLISSFSGSETRTQDTEVNEDLSLSDSKEQVDPVSQTQEDETTQEKDQPSASDAGSEFTQEEKLLVEKLQKVDAEVRAHEMAHIAAGGEYITSGATFSYQEGPDGKNYAVGGEVSIDTSPEPGDPEATLQKMQRVRAAALAPAQPSSQDIKVASNAASLTAKAMAEITQLMADEQAKQMETAVSGYTQQQVSDAYVKTGSIAGQDTQNSFHIAV, from the coding sequence ATGGACATCCAGGCTGCAGGAATAAACAGTTATTATACATATCAGTCCGCCCTTGAACAGGGATCTGGTCTGATCTCTTCGTTCTCCGGGTCCGAAACCCGGACACAGGATACGGAGGTCAATGAAGACCTGTCCCTGTCTGACAGTAAGGAACAAGTTGATCCGGTTTCCCAAACCCAGGAAGATGAAACCACCCAGGAAAAAGATCAGCCATCAGCGTCCGATGCCGGGTCGGAGTTTACCCAGGAAGAGAAACTACTTGTCGAAAAACTTCAAAAAGTTGACGCTGAAGTGCGGGCTCACGAAATGGCCCACATTGCCGCAGGTGGCGAATATATCACCTCTGGTGCCACCTTTTCTTACCAGGAAGGCCCTGACGGAAAAAATTATGCGGTAGGCGGAGAGGTCAGTATTGATACGTCGCCCGAACCTGGAGATCCCGAGGCAACATTACAAAAAATGCAGCGGGTGCGTGCCGCAGCATTAGCCCCTGCCCAACCATCCTCCCAGGATATAAAAGTGGCATCCAACGCTGCATCCCTGACAGCAAAAGCCATGGCTGAAATCACACAGCTTATGGCAGATGAGCAGGCCAAGCAAATGGAAACGGCGGTGTCCGGTTATACCCAACAGCAGGTTTCTGATGCGTATGTCAAAACAGGCAGCATAGCCGGCCAGGATACTCAAAATTCATTTCACATCGCTGTCTGA
- a CDS encoding transposase — protein MISFDGIITSFTVTAANADERDALWELMPGIVGVFIGDKGYINQKFREQPLQLGIDF, from the coding sequence TTGATTAGTTTTGACGGTATCATCACCTCATTTACTGTAACAGCTGCCAATGCTGATGAGCGGGACGCTCTATGGGAATTGATGCCGGGAATTGTGGGAGTATTTATCGGAGATAAGGGATATATCAATCAAAAGTTCCGAGAACAACCGCTTCAACTCGGAATTGATTTTTAG
- a CDS encoding B12-binding domain-containing radical SAM protein has translation MNILLIYPKFPETFWSFTYAISFIGKKAAFPPLGLLTVASLLPGEWSKRLVDMNVDRLKDKDILWADLVFIGGMAVQRKSTLQVIERCKSLSVPIVAGGPLFTSEPDDFKDVDYLVLGEAELTLPQFLSDLEKDQPKRVYRAEGFCDLTQTPFPLWDLLNIKKYASMSIQFSRGCPFNCDFCNVTTLFGHRPRLKTTEQIILELDNIYSLGWRSSIFFVDDNFIGNKRFLKKELLPALIQWRKDKKGCTFYTEASINLADDEELQDMMVKAGFDSVFIGIESPDEASLKECKKNQNINRDLLESVSRIHRSGLQVMGGFIVGFDNDKPSIFQKQIDFIQTSGIVTAMVGMLQAIPGTRLFERLEGQNRLSKQFSGDNVNGTTNIVPKMGMEKLSKGYQLIMKQIYSPKHYYQRVRILLKELKAPEVIEPLNLQRFLSIFRSALRIGIIGKERFHFWYLMIWTLIRKPKLISTALTLSIYGYHYRKICERYIY, from the coding sequence ATGAATATTTTGTTGATTTATCCGAAATTTCCCGAAACCTTCTGGTCTTTCACATACGCTATAAGTTTTATCGGGAAAAAGGCCGCATTTCCTCCATTGGGCCTTCTCACTGTGGCATCCCTGTTACCCGGGGAATGGTCCAAACGTCTTGTGGACATGAATGTCGATCGATTGAAAGATAAGGATATTTTATGGGCAGACCTGGTTTTTATCGGGGGCATGGCAGTGCAGCGCAAATCCACTCTCCAGGTCATAGAACGGTGCAAATCATTGAGCGTACCCATTGTTGCAGGTGGACCGCTTTTTACATCTGAACCGGATGATTTCAAGGACGTTGATTATCTTGTTCTTGGTGAAGCCGAACTTACACTGCCACAATTTTTGTCTGATCTTGAAAAGGATCAACCCAAAAGAGTTTACAGAGCAGAAGGGTTCTGCGATCTTACCCAAACCCCTTTTCCGTTGTGGGATTTGTTAAACATTAAGAAATATGCATCCATGAGTATCCAGTTTTCCAGAGGATGCCCGTTTAATTGTGATTTTTGCAATGTAACAACCCTGTTCGGCCACAGACCACGGTTAAAAACAACGGAGCAGATCATTCTTGAACTGGATAATATTTATTCTTTGGGCTGGCGGAGCAGTATTTTTTTTGTTGATGATAATTTTATCGGCAACAAACGGTTTTTAAAAAAAGAACTGCTGCCTGCGCTTATCCAGTGGAGAAAGGATAAAAAAGGATGTACTTTTTATACGGAAGCTTCCATTAACCTGGCAGATGACGAAGAACTCCAGGACATGATGGTAAAGGCGGGTTTTGATTCTGTGTTCATCGGAATTGAGTCCCCGGATGAAGCTTCTTTGAAAGAATGCAAGAAAAACCAGAATATAAACAGAGATTTGCTGGAGAGTGTCTCCAGGATCCACCGATCCGGGTTGCAGGTAATGGGAGGATTCATTGTTGGATTCGACAATGATAAGCCCTCTATTTTTCAGAAGCAGATCGATTTTATTCAAACAAGCGGGATAGTGACGGCAATGGTTGGAATGCTCCAGGCCATTCCGGGAACCCGGCTTTTTGAGCGGCTTGAAGGTCAGAACCGTCTATCCAAACAATTTTCCGGCGACAATGTGAATGGTACTACCAATATTGTTCCCAAAATGGGTATGGAGAAACTGTCGAAGGGGTATCAATTGATCATGAAACAGATTTATTCACCGAAACACTACTATCAACGGGTCAGAATCCTTCTTAAAGAACTCAAAGCACCTGAGGTGATTGAGCCTTTAAACCTTCAGCGGTTTCTATCCATTTTTCGTTCTGCATTGAGGATCGGTATTATAGGTAAAGAACGTTTTCATTTCTGGTATCTTATGATCTGGACCTTGATTAGAAAACCAAAGCTTATTTCAACAGCATTAACCCTGTCCATATATGGCTATCATTACAGGAAAATATGCGAGCGATATATTTATTAA
- a CDS encoding sigma 54-interacting transcriptional regulator: MPNLFLEVFTKLLESIYEPLLLLDSDLKVVKANHSFYMTFSLKPENTEGVLIYDLASGQWNIPKLRKLLEKILSKNNIFNNFEIKHNFEHITPKIMHLKARIIYKDVNHNQFILLGIEDITEQEHYKQHLEKMVKTRTAELKRAKQTAEDEKLIAEDALCEIKKLEEQLEAERAYLTEEIKLEHNHENIIGSSDMLKYVLYKVEQIAQTNTTVLILGETGTGKELIARAIHGSSKRKNKALVKVNCAALPANLIESELFGHEKGAFTGSDRRQLGRFEVADGATLFLDEIGELPLELQPKLLRVLQDGEFERLGNPKTIKVDVRIITATNRNLEKEVEKGRFRSDLWYRLNVFPITIPPLRERVTDIPPLVDFYVQKISRRLGKTIDHIPRKVMSSIENYHWPGNVRELKNVLERAVINSSGSKLHLVDDLGKSYKHLGKNLKTLEAIERDYIVGVLKQTHWKVSGANSAAQILGLNRSTLRARMRKLNITRP, from the coding sequence ATGCCTAATTTATTTTTAGAAGTTTTCACCAAACTCCTGGAATCCATCTATGAACCGCTTTTACTGCTTGATTCTGATTTAAAGGTTGTTAAAGCCAATCACTCTTTTTACATGACCTTCAGCTTGAAACCTGAAAATACTGAAGGGGTCTTGATATATGATCTTGCTAGCGGACAATGGAATATTCCCAAACTAAGGAAACTGCTTGAAAAAATTCTTTCAAAAAATAATATATTCAATAATTTTGAAATAAAACATAATTTTGAACACATCACTCCGAAAATAATGCATCTCAAAGCCAGAATAATTTACAAAGATGTCAATCATAACCAGTTTATCCTGTTGGGCATAGAAGATATAACCGAACAGGAACATTATAAACAACATCTTGAGAAAATGGTTAAAACCCGGACTGCCGAGCTCAAGAGAGCCAAACAGACAGCGGAGGATGAAAAGCTTATTGCAGAAGATGCTCTGTGTGAAATAAAAAAGCTCGAAGAACAACTGGAAGCAGAGCGGGCATACCTGACAGAAGAAATTAAACTGGAACACAACCATGAGAATATTATCGGCAGCAGTGATATGCTCAAATATGTCCTGTACAAGGTTGAGCAGATAGCCCAGACCAATACCACAGTTTTGATTCTTGGAGAGACCGGAACCGGTAAAGAACTTATTGCCAGGGCCATTCACGGTTCCAGTAAACGAAAAAACAAAGCTCTGGTAAAAGTTAATTGCGCAGCATTGCCAGCCAATCTCATAGAAAGTGAATTGTTCGGTCATGAAAAAGGAGCCTTCACCGGCTCTGACCGGCGACAACTGGGGCGATTTGAAGTTGCCGATGGCGCAACTCTTTTTTTGGATGAGATTGGCGAACTTCCCCTGGAACTGCAGCCAAAGCTGCTTCGTGTTCTCCAGGATGGTGAATTTGAACGGTTGGGAAATCCAAAAACCATCAAGGTGGACGTAAGAATCATTACGGCAACAAATCGAAATCTTGAGAAAGAGGTTGAAAAGGGGCGGTTTAGAAGTGATCTCTGGTATCGATTGAATGTGTTCCCGATTACCATCCCTCCGCTTCGAGAAAGAGTAACAGATATCCCCCCTCTGGTAGATTTTTATGTTCAGAAGATATCCAGGCGACTGGGAAAAACCATTGATCATATTCCCAGAAAGGTTATGAGCTCCATTGAAAATTATCACTGGCCCGGCAATGTCCGTGAACTGAAAAATGTACTTGAACGAGCGGTTATCAATTCTTCCGGTTCAAAACTTCACTTGGTTGATGATCTTGGAAAATCCTATAAACATTTAGGTAAAAACCTAAAAACTCTGGAAGCAATTGAACGCGACTATATCGTGGGTGTGCTTAAGCAGACTCATTGGAAAGTCAGTGGTGCCAACAGTGCCGCCCAGATTCTCGGCCTTAACCGCAGCACCCTGCGGGCCCGTATGCGCAAATTAAATATTACCAGACCCTGA
- a CDS encoding copper resistance protein B — MYGKNDPDTGTGSRLSNIEAGLRLRYEMPRELALYFGVNWTRLYGQTADYARAEEDFDDIQFVIGLARLILLPGAGSDVGQTKARINTLLYIKEAR; from the coding sequence CTGTATGGCAAGAACGATCCTGACACAGGAACCGGCTCCAGACTTTCAAATATCGAAGCCGGTTTACGGTTGCGTTATGAGATGCCTCGGGAGTTAGCCCTCTATTTTGGTGTGAACTGGACCCGACTGTATGGGCAGACGGCCGATTATGCCCGGGCAGAAGAAGATTTTGACGATATTCAGTTTGTCATCGGGCTTGCGCGTTTGATTCTGCTCCCGGGAGCAGGTTCGGATGTTGGTCAAACAAAGGCCAGAATTAACACTTTGCTATACATAAAGGAGGCAAGATAA
- a CDS encoding multiheme c-type cytochrome, whose product MCNHSIGAKGYRYQNNSCDECHTRHAFSLKEAQNPQACQTCHMGYDHPQWEMWSSSKHGGRYFIKKSGDLPKKAAAPACQTCHLPDGTHENYTAWGFLVCVCLFQNILRPLRTT is encoded by the coding sequence ATATGTAACCATTCAATCGGGGCTAAAGGGTATCGTTACCAGAACAATTCCTGTGATGAATGTCATACCCGGCATGCATTTTCTTTGAAGGAAGCGCAGAACCCCCAGGCTTGCCAGACCTGTCATATGGGCTACGACCACCCCCAGTGGGAAATGTGGTCCAGCTCCAAGCATGGCGGGCGCTATTTTATTAAGAAAAGCGGCGATTTGCCTAAAAAAGCTGCTGCTCCCGCTTGTCAGACCTGCCATTTGCCTGATGGTACCCATGAAAACTATACCGCATGGGGGTTCTTGGTGTGCGTCTGCCTCTTCCAAAATATCCTCAGGCCGCTGCGGACCACGTGA
- the tnpA gene encoding IS200/IS605 family transposase, whose protein sequence is MLILKFLSYIYNKLSFFRYQIVWVSKYRRKKLYGQVRRRFGEITRDLCRQKGIGLVEGHAMPDHVHLCLSIPPKYSISYVVGYLKGKSAIRLHQKFSNKMRGSKSFWARGYFVSTVGLDENQVRQYIRHQENEENRQREFDFQNK, encoded by the coding sequence ATGCTGATTTTGAAATTTTTATCATATATTTACAATAAGTTAAGTTTTTTTCGGTATCAAATTGTATGGGTGTCAAAATATAGACGGAAAAAGTTGTATGGCCAAGTGAGACGTAGATTTGGTGAGATAACGCGAGATTTATGCCGTCAAAAGGGTATTGGTTTGGTTGAAGGTCATGCAATGCCGGATCATGTGCATTTATGCCTTTCAATACCGCCGAAATACAGTATTTCATATGTGGTTGGTTATTTGAAAGGAAAAAGTGCAATTCGGTTGCACCAAAAATTTTCAAATAAGATGAGAGGTTCAAAGAGTTTTTGGGCGAGAGGCTATTTTGTGAGTACGGTAGGGTTAGACGAAAACCAAGTACGTCAATATATCCGACATCAAGAAAATGAAGAAAATCGACAAAGAGAATTTGATTTTCAAAATAAATAA